The Collibacillus ludicampi region ACCATTTGGCTTTTACCCGGAATCTTTAAACTTTCACTTCTGCTTTGATGAACGCCTTGCAGAAATTTGTCAGATAGGAATTTTACCGCTTGTAATAACATGGAGTTTTGGCTCGCCTTTACGACTGAAATATGAAACGCATAATCCTCTTCTGCTGCCACCTGTTGAGCGGCAACTGCTTGTTCCAAATGATTGTAGGCGGTCTTTATCTTTTGCAAATCTGCTTCCGAACGCCTTATGGCAGCCAAATAAGCCGCTTGCCCTTCGATCCCCTGTCTTACTTCAAGCAGTTCGACAAGATTGACCCCATGAGGGTTAAGAATATCATTCATACGAGTGATCAGTTCTTCATTCTCGTCTTCCTTGAGAAAGACACCGATTCCTTGCATAATCCTGACCAACCCAGCGGAATCCAATACACTGAATGCTTCTCTTACGGCACTTCGGGAAACAGACAATTTATCCGCTAACTCCCGTTCCGATGGCAATTTGTCGCCGGGTAGCAACTCCCCGTTCTCAATGGATGCCTTAATCTGTTCGATGATGTATTGATATATGCGTTTCTTTTGAATGGGTGCTAGTTTCAAAATGTATCATCCTTTTAAGAGGTTATAAAATTCGGTTTCAGTTGAAGCGCATCCAACGAAGCAAAGAGCGGGTCATATGGAAGACAACCAATGCTCTTGGTACCAGACTATTGCTTCTCGAACTGCTCGGCTCTCTTTGGCTCCTTATGAACATACTCTTTAAAAGGTCTGGTGGCTGGGTGGTCTGGACAGTAACATGTTACAATAAACTTTATCAACAGTCAATATAAACTTTTTAGAATATTTGCCCCCTGTTTATAGTTATGTCGTTTGCAGTAGAAGTTCGAGGAATGGAACATATGGACTTTTCATACATACATAATAGGACAAGGAGGGGAGTCGGGGAGATGACTGCGTGGCAAGTTGTCAGTTTGATGGTTGGCCTGGTCGTTGTCTTATTGATTATTGCAAAGATTTTACGCGATCCGGCGTACGCGATTATGCGCATGATCAAAGGTTTTATCGTCGGTGTGATCGCACTCTTGGCGATCAATTGGATAGGTACGGCGATCCATCTGCATATCCCGTTAAATCCTGTTACTGCTTTAATTGCAGGGCTGCTGGGCATTCCGGGGATCGCCGCGTTGCTTGTGATTCAGATATGGATTCTCCCATGATCATGAAAAAACACCAATCCCTTGGGGACGGTGTTTTTCTTTTTTGCCGTTTAGTGAGTTTTCGCAGGATCTATGAGGAAACCGTCTTTTGGATAAGCAAAAGGTTATGTTACATTAAAAGCCGCTCTCTCTGTTCAGGGGGAATCGGCTTTTTCACTTCTTTCAGACTTTTTCCATAGTATACGGTATAAAATCTTGCAGATTTGTCCCATACTGGTTGCTAGAGAGTAGCAAGGAAGGCGGTGGTACTAATGGAAGAGGCGCATACGTGTATAGTATGCAATGAGAGAAAGCAAGAGGGGATCCGGATCTGGAACCAGTTTATCTGTTTGTCTTGTGAACGTGAGATCGTGCAAACGGACGTCGATGACGATCGATATGCTTATTATATTGAGCGAATGAAAAGGATTTGGTTGGAAGCGATCTCATAAGAGGGTTCTATCGATGCTTGTTGCAAGATAAAAAAGGTATGAGGAGTGTTACGAAACACTCCCCATATACTTTAAAGCATGAAAGCCCATACTCTTAAAAGTTATTCTTTTCTGCGCTCGAGTCGCCTTTTTTATGCAGTCCGCGGCGAGCAACCCCTGTTTCATAAGCGGCTTGTTTGACTGCTTTGGCAACGGATTCGGCCACTTTTTTATTGAAAACGGAAGGAATAATGTATGATTCATGCAGTTCATCATCGCTGACGACAGAAGCGATCGCTTTTGCGGCCGCCAGTTTCATTTCTTCATTGATCGTACGCGCGCGGCATTCGAGAGCACCTTTGAAGACCCCCGGGAATACGAGGACATTGTTGATCTGGTTCGGATAATCGGAACGACCGGTTGCCATCACCCGTACATACGGTTCTGCCACTTCCGGAGCGATTTCGGGTACAGGGTTTGCCATGGCGAAAACGATCGGGTCTTTCGCCATCTTTTTCAAATGATCGACGGTAAGAACACCCGGGCCGGACACGCCGATAAATACATCGGCACCCTTGATCGCATCATCGAGAGTACCCTGGATGTTCTCGGGATTCGTATTCTCTGCATACCATTGCCAAATCGGGCGCTCATAGGTTTTGGTGCGTGTCAGAATGCCGTCGCGGTCGACACCGATGACGTTCTTGCAACCGGCAAGCATAATCATTTTCGTGCATGCCACACCTGCTGCACCGATTCCCACGACGACGACTTTAAGATCTTCGAGACGCTTTCCGACCAGTTTGGCCGCATTCATCAGACTCGCTAACAGAACGACGGCGGTGCCGTGTTGGTCATCGTGGAAGACTGGGATATCGAGTTCTTCTTTCAAGCGCTCTTCGATTTCAAAGCAACGGGGGGAAGAGATGTCTTCCAGATTGATGCCGCCGAATGCGGGGGCAATCGCTTTGACGATGCGTACGATTTCGTCCGGATCTTTTGTATCTAAACAGATCGGGAATGCATCCACACCGCCGAATTGTTTAAATAACATGGCTTTCCCTTCCATGACAGGCATGGCCGCATGGGGACCGATATCCCCGAGGCCGAGCACGGCTGTACCGTCTGAAACTACCGCTACCGTATTGCGTTTGATGGTCAGTTTAAACGCTTTGTACGGGTCTTCATGAATGGCTTCGCAGACGCGGGCCACGTGGGGAGTATATACGCGGGAGAGCTCGTCCCGGTTTTTGATACGGATCTTGGGAGTGACTTCGATCTTACCCCCGAGATGCATGAGGAAAGTACGGTCCGAGACGTTGATGACGCGGATGCCAGGCGTACTGTCGAGTGCTTTCGAGAGGTTACGCCCATGCTCCCGGTCGAGAACCGTCACCGTGATATCCCTGATTACCGTATCTTTTGCCACGGAAATCACGTCCACGGCGATGATATCTCCTCCAGCTTCACCGATGATGGAAGCAAGTTTTCCGAATGTTGTGTTTGAATTCTCCAGCTCGAGCCGGAAAATGAGGCTAAGCCCCGAAGAATGTTGAATTGCCATAGTAACCTCCTTAGCTGTATCCCATCAGGTGGGAACATTTTCTCGTTAGTTCTCATTGTAATACATATTGAATACCGATTCCCATAAAAAAGTTTTGAAACTGTCTACAGGGCATGACTATACTTTAGACAAAGGATTATTTCAATAGGTAGTCACTTATCCGCATGGGCGGTATCGTCAGAAGATGAAAAGTGTCTTTGGGTGGGCGTAATGCTTTGCGTGAGACAGCGACTTTGGAGGTCGTCTCGCTTCCTTTCGGATGTAAAAGGGTATATGCATTGCGCGTAATAGCGACTTTGAAGGTCGTCTCGCAACATATGATTATGATTCCATGCGAGACGACCTTCACGGAGCATAAGCGCAATGCATATACCCGCTGAAACGATCTCCACGGAGCACGAACGCAAAGCATACGCCCGCCAAAATACACATTTTACAAGATAGCGAAGAAAAAACGGGGAGGCGTACACGTTTGAATACGCGACTGCCGCTTTTCGAAGCGATCCGGGCGCATCTCAAGAAAAATCCCTTGCCGCTTCATGTTCCAGGGCATAAGATGGGACGAGGTTTTTCGCGCTCGTTGGCGCCATGGTTTGCACAAGCGCTCACATTGGATCTTACGGAATTGTCGGGGCTGGACGATTTGCATCAGCCGGAAGGGGCGATTCGGGAAGCGGAGGCACTTGCAGCTGAGGCGTTTGGCGCGAAGGAAACCTATTTTCTCGTGAATGGGTCGACAGCGGGCAATTATGCCATGTTGATGACCGCCTGCCGTCCCGGGGACAAGGTCATTGTGCCACGGAATGCACATAAATCGGTATGGCAAGGGATGATTCTCGCGGGTGCACATCCGGTCTACATAACGCCTGAGGTGGATAGCCGTTTTGCGCTCGCGACGGTTATTCTTCCACAGACGGTGGAGGAAGCGTTGAAGCAGCATCCGGATGTGAAAGCGGTACTGATTACAAATCCCACGTATCACGGGATTTGTTCCTACCTAAAACAGATTGCTGAAATATGTCATCGATATAACGTTCTCTTGCTTGTTGATGAAGCGCATGGCGCCCATTTTGCTTTCCATGAGAAGTTACCGATGACAGCGATGGAAGCGGGGGCGGATCTCGCAGTCCAGAGCACACACAAGATGCTCGGATCTCTGACACAAACTGCAATGTTGCACGCCCAACATGATCGGTATGATCGAGCTCGTTTACAGACTATGCTAAGGATGGTACAGTCGACAAGCCCTTCTTACCTGCTTATGCTGTCGCTTGACGCAGCGAGGCATTATATGGTGACTGAGGGGAGAAAAGATTTGGATGAGGCGTTAACAGCACTCGATCAGGCCTGGGAGCAAGCCCGCTCGTTAGGGGTGTCGCTCTATCAGGGCGGGGCTCATGTACATGAACGGGATCCTTTCAAATGGTGGATCCGTACAATCGATCACGGGAGAACAGGCTTTGAAACAGCACGAGCCCTCGAAGAGCAAGGGGTTTTTTGCGAAATGGCCGATTCGACGGGGATTCTTGCTGTCTTTTCCTATGCGGATCGCATGAAACAGATGGATCGTTTTTTGCAAGCGATCTCACGCGTGTTGACAATTCCCTTGAGCGAGAATCCCTCTACTTTTTCCGGAGAGGGTGCTTTTATCTCTGATATGTTCTTACAAATCCCGGAGATGGAGCTTTTGCCGGGGGAAGCGATTCATAAACCATATACGGTAGTTCCTTTGCGGGAAGCTGCGGGGCGTATTGCGGCGGAACCGGTAATACCCTATCCGCCGGGAATTCCATGGATTGTTCCGGGCGAGCGTTTTTCGCAGGAGTTGGTTGAACGGATGCGTGCGTACGTACAAGCGGGAGGACGCTTGCAAGGTGTGGCAGACCCAAGTCTGAAGACCGTACGGGTGTTTTGAAATGAGGCGACCGCTATCTTGAGAAAAGTGTTGTTTGGTGGGCGTATGCTTTGCGCTCATGCTCCGTGGAGGTCGTCTCAATGGGTATATGCTTTGCGCTCATGCTCCGTGAAGGTCGTCTCGCATGGAATTATAATTAAATGTTGCGAGACGACCTTCAAAGTCGCTATTACGCGCAAAGCATAGACCCCATGCCAGAAAGGAAACGAGACGACCTCCAAATTCGCTGTTTCACGCAAAGCATTAAGCCTACCCCGTGATTGAAGAAAGAGGAGGTGAAGGGGAGTGAAAGGCATATTCCTGACTTTCGAAGGACCAGACGGTGCTGGAAAATCGACACAGGTACGGTTACTTGCGAACCAATTGGAACGGTTGGGAATACCGTATATCACAACACGGGAACCTGGGGGAACGCCCATAGCGGATAAGATCCGGGCCGTGCTCCTCGATCCGGTGCATACGGAGATGGCTCCCATGACAGAAGTGTTACTGTATGCCGCTTCCCGTGCACAACATGTAGAGGAAGTGATCCGTCCTGCGCTTGCGCAAGGGCGTGTGGTCATCTGTGACCGATATATTGATGCAAGTATCGCTTATCAGGCGACAGGGTTAGGATTGAAGAGAGAACTCATACAAAGAATCAGCGAAGAAGCGACAGGCTTTCTCTGGCCTGATCGCACGTATCTCATCGATGTGCCTGCGGAAATCGGGCTTGCTCGCGTGGCGGGGTCGCGTCAGGGGGGATTGGACCGGATTGAATCAAGAGGGATCGATTATCATTCGCGGGTGAGGCAGACGTTTCTATCGCTTGCCAATGAAGATTCCCAACGCTTTCTCTTGATCGACGGCACTCAATCCGTTGAGGAAATTCATGCCGAGATATGGGAGGATGTACAGACCTTACTAAAGCGTTAAGGAGGTTTTCCTTATGCGGTTAATCATTGCGGTCGTACAGGACAAGGATAGCGTAAAATTGATAGACCGGTTGGTGGAGGCGGGCATTTCTGCGACCAAATTGGCGAGTACGGGTGGTTTTCTGAAATCCGGTAATACGACTTTCCTCATCGGCGTGGAAACGGAACGAGTTCAAGAAGTGTTGGATATCATCCAGAAAAGCTGCAAAGCGCGGGAACAATTGATGAATCCTGTCTCCCCCGTGAGTGCACAGATGGACACATATGTTCCTTACCCCGTGTCTGTTCAAGTAGGGGGCGCAACCGTGTTTGTGCTTGATGTTGAGCAATTTGTCCAATTTTGATAGGAGCCGTTCTCGGATTTTCAATTTAGAAAATGATTGGTGGTGAACATGGGATGAAAATTGGTGATATGACCCAGCCGTTTGTCGAACAAACGGGATGGCGTGAAGAGAAACCATCGATTGGAGCGGATCGTCCCCATTTTCAGGACATGTTGCTGCGCCAAGCGAATCGGTTACACAAAGAGGAATTGGATGGCCTGATGAGACAGATCGACGAAATCGGCAGAGAACTCGCGAAACGTTGCAATTGGCGTCTTCTCATGAATTACAAAGAACGCATTCGCAAATTTCTCGAGATCGTCGTGAAAAATAGTTACCAGACGAAAGAACGTCAAGGATTTGATCAACGCGGACGAGTGAAAATCTACAAGCTGATTTCGCAAATCGAGCGGAGACTTACCGAATTGGCGGAAGAAGTGATGCAGCAGGAGGCAGACCATCTGAAAATCTTAGAAAAGATTGGCGACATACGTGGACTCCTACTGAATCTCTATTTTTAAGAACGAAAACGGGGGAGGCCTAGAAAGCGCCTGTCAAATACGGAGAAGGAAGCGGTGATTCTATGGGAGATTGGCCTGTGGAAGGTACGGCTGCTCACCTACTTGAGCGTAGTTGGCGAAACGGTTACCTCATGCATGCATATCTGTTCCTTGGACCGGAGGGTTCAGGTCAGGAAGAGACAGCTGATCATTTCGCCAAAATGATCCTGTGTACAAACCGTGATTCGGCCCCTTGCGGACATTGTGTCCATTGTCGGCGTATCGCTTCTGGAAACCATCCGGATCTTATCCATATCGAACCGGATGGACAAGCGATCAAGATCGGACAGATACGCGAATTGCAGCGGGCATTTTCACTCAAGTCAATCGAGTCTCTGTATAAAGTGTACATCGTTCATCAAGCGGATCAAATGACGGCAGAAGCAGCTAATGCTTTGTTGAAGTTTTTGGAGGAACCGGCAACACCTGTGATCGCCATTTTGCTAGCCACGAACCGCGCACGCATCCTTCCGACCATCCTTTCCCGTTGTCAAATCGTTTCGTTTGATCGTATGCCCATCGAAGGCATCGAACGACAGTTAATGAGAACTGGTGTGTCGCAGGAAGTAGCGCGTATGTTGGCAAAGATCACGGGGAGTGTTGGCACATCTGCGGAATGGGCAGGTTCCGAACGGTTTGCAGAAGTGCTCTCTCTAGTGATACAATTAAGCGAAGAACTAGCTTTTCAACAAGGGAACCCGTTACTAACCATCCAGGAGAAGATTGTGAAACCGGGATGGACGCAGCAAGAGATCGATGTATTTCTTACGTGTCTAGCTTGGTGGTTCCGTGACGTCATGTTTGTAAAGCTAGGACTTTCAGATGTACTCGCTTTTGCGACTCAGCTTGAACGTCTACAGTCCCAGGCAGCGCATTTTCAATCTGAAGCGATCATTCATCTGATCGATACAGTTTTAATGACCAAAAAACGATTGCAGGGCCACGTAAATCAGCAGTTGGCGCTGGAAAACATGGTCTTGCGGCTGCAGGGGGTACGATAATGTGTATGTCGTGGTAGGGATCCGCTTTAAAAAAGCGGGTAAGATATATTATTTTGATCCGGGAGATCTCCCGATTGAGAAGGGTGATTTTGCGATTGTCGAAACGGCCAGAGGTATCGAGTACGGACAGGTCGTTGTCGGGAAAAAAGAAGTGACGGAGAATGATGTCGTCCTTCCACTGAAGAAGGTGATCCGTATCGCAGACGAGAATGATAAACTTCAGGTGGAAGCGAACAAAGATGCAGCTAAACAGGCTTTTGGCATTTGTCAAGAGAAGATTGCAAACCATGGACTTGAAATGAAACTTGTAGATGTGGAGTATACGTTTGACCGGAACAAGGTCATCTTTTATTTTACGGCAGATGGCAGGGTTGATTTTCGCGAATTGGTGAAAGATCTCGCCTCTGTTTTCCGCACCCGCATCGAATTGCGTCAGATCGGCGTGCGCGATGAAGCGAAGTTGCTCGGCGGCATTGGTCCATGTGGAAGGATTCTCTGTTGTTCATCTTGGTTAGGTGACTTCGACCCTGTTTCGATTCGCATGGCGAAAGATCAACATCTCTCGTTAAATCCAGCCAAAATCTCTGGTCTGTGTGGCCGTTTGATGTGTTGTCTCAAGTTTGAATCCGATGTATATGAAGAGAAGGCGGATCAAGTGGTTTAACCATTTCATTTTGAACCACCTCTTGTTAAGACAGCTTTCCGTGCGGAAAGGCCGTAAAGGGGGGCAGCCATGGACAAACAGGCCGTATTCGCCCAAGTCGCCAACCTGGAAGAGCGGATTGGCGAATTATATCAGGAATTAGGCAGTCTCAAGCGAAAAATCGTAGAGCTGTTGGAAGAGAATCAGAAGTTATC contains the following coding sequences:
- a CDS encoding FadR/GntR family transcriptional regulator gives rise to the protein MKLAPIQKKRIYQYIIEQIKASIENGELLPGDKLPSERELADKLSVSRSAVREAFSVLDSAGLVRIMQGIGVFLKEDENEELITRMNDILNPHGVNLVELLEVRQGIEGQAAYLAAIRRSEADLQKIKTAYNHLEQAVAAQQVAAEEDYAFHISVVKASQNSMLLQAVKFLSDKFLQGVHQSRSESLKIPGKSQMVLAEHVEILNAIAEQDPEKAQQAMWQHLQNVKLRYLK
- a CDS encoding pro-sigmaK processing inhibitor BofA family protein; translation: MTAWQVVSLMVGLVVVLLIIAKILRDPAYAIMRMIKGFIVGVIALLAINWIGTAIHLHIPLNPVTALIAGLLGIPGIAALLVIQIWILP
- a CDS encoding sigma factor G inhibitor Gin; this translates as MEEAHTCIVCNERKQEGIRIWNQFICLSCEREIVQTDVDDDRYAYYIERMKRIWLEAIS
- a CDS encoding NAD-dependent malic enzyme — protein: MAIQHSSGLSLIFRLELENSNTTFGKLASIIGEAGGDIIAVDVISVAKDTVIRDITVTVLDREHGRNLSKALDSTPGIRVINVSDRTFLMHLGGKIEVTPKIRIKNRDELSRVYTPHVARVCEAIHEDPYKAFKLTIKRNTVAVVSDGTAVLGLGDIGPHAAMPVMEGKAMLFKQFGGVDAFPICLDTKDPDEIVRIVKAIAPAFGGINLEDISSPRCFEIEERLKEELDIPVFHDDQHGTAVVLLASLMNAAKLVGKRLEDLKVVVVGIGAAGVACTKMIMLAGCKNVIGVDRDGILTRTKTYERPIWQWYAENTNPENIQGTLDDAIKGADVFIGVSGPGVLTVDHLKKMAKDPIVFAMANPVPEIAPEVAEPYVRVMATGRSDYPNQINNVLVFPGVFKGALECRARTINEEMKLAAAKAIASVVSDDELHESYIIPSVFNKKVAESVAKAVKQAAYETGVARRGLHKKGDSSAEKNNF
- a CDS encoding aminotransferase class I/II-fold pyridoxal phosphate-dependent enzyme, with the protein product MNTRLPLFEAIRAHLKKNPLPLHVPGHKMGRGFSRSLAPWFAQALTLDLTELSGLDDLHQPEGAIREAEALAAEAFGAKETYFLVNGSTAGNYAMLMTACRPGDKVIVPRNAHKSVWQGMILAGAHPVYITPEVDSRFALATVILPQTVEEALKQHPDVKAVLITNPTYHGICSYLKQIAEICHRYNVLLLVDEAHGAHFAFHEKLPMTAMEAGADLAVQSTHKMLGSLTQTAMLHAQHDRYDRARLQTMLRMVQSTSPSYLLMLSLDAARHYMVTEGRKDLDEALTALDQAWEQARSLGVSLYQGGAHVHERDPFKWWIRTIDHGRTGFETARALEEQGVFCEMADSTGILAVFSYADRMKQMDRFLQAISRVLTIPLSENPSTFSGEGAFISDMFLQIPEMELLPGEAIHKPYTVVPLREAAGRIAAEPVIPYPPGIPWIVPGERFSQELVERMRAYVQAGGRLQGVADPSLKTVRVF
- the tmk gene encoding dTMP kinase → MKGIFLTFEGPDGAGKSTQVRLLANQLERLGIPYITTREPGGTPIADKIRAVLLDPVHTEMAPMTEVLLYAASRAQHVEEVIRPALAQGRVVICDRYIDASIAYQATGLGLKRELIQRISEEATGFLWPDRTYLIDVPAEIGLARVAGSRQGGLDRIESRGIDYHSRVRQTFLSLANEDSQRFLLIDGTQSVEEIHAEIWEDVQTLLKR
- a CDS encoding cyclic-di-AMP receptor; protein product: MRLIIAVVQDKDSVKLIDRLVEAGISATKLASTGGFLKSGNTTFLIGVETERVQEVLDIIQKSCKAREQLMNPVSPVSAQMDTYVPYPVSVQVGGATVFVLDVEQFVQF
- a CDS encoding YaaR family protein, whose amino-acid sequence is MKIGDMTQPFVEQTGWREEKPSIGADRPHFQDMLLRQANRLHKEELDGLMRQIDEIGRELAKRCNWRLLMNYKERIRKFLEIVVKNSYQTKERQGFDQRGRVKIYKLISQIERRLTELAEEVMQQEADHLKILEKIGDIRGLLLNLYF
- the holB gene encoding DNA polymerase III subunit delta'; the encoded protein is MGDWPVEGTAAHLLERSWRNGYLMHAYLFLGPEGSGQEETADHFAKMILCTNRDSAPCGHCVHCRRIASGNHPDLIHIEPDGQAIKIGQIRELQRAFSLKSIESLYKVYIVHQADQMTAEAANALLKFLEEPATPVIAILLATNRARILPTILSRCQIVSFDRMPIEGIERQLMRTGVSQEVARMLAKITGSVGTSAEWAGSERFAEVLSLVIQLSEELAFQQGNPLLTIQEKIVKPGWTQQEIDVFLTCLAWWFRDVMFVKLGLSDVLAFATQLERLQSQAAHFQSEAIIHLIDTVLMTKKRLQGHVNQQLALENMVLRLQGVR